DNA from Candidatus Acidulodesulfobacterium acidiphilum:
GCCGGATATCGCCATAGGCGCAAAAAACGCCGCCCCCGGAATAATAAACTTAACGGATAATGCCTCCGGAAAGTTGAGCCAAATAAGATACTCTATAACCGAAACGCCTTCGGCTTACAAATTTAAAAAGGATTATGCGGACGCAGGCGAAGAATTCGGTAAAAATCCCTCTTTAGGAAGATTAAAGGAGTATAAAGATACTTTAGACGGCTTCAAAAACTTAAAAGTAACGGTAAACGATAAAAAAATTTTAGAAATAGAATCGATTCATAACTGGCAAAAAATTATGCATTATGTAAAAATAAGGGATATGGAATTTTTAAACGGATTAAGAGATTATGAAAAAGGAGAAATAGCGGGAAGGATAGAAATTCATCATATCAACCAACTGCAGGACGATGGAAGGGAAAACGTCGCCAATCTTATAGCGCTTAGCGATGACAAGCACCGGCTTGCAGATGCTTATAAAGTTTTAATCGATAAAAATACGGGATATTACAGGGAGAAATATTTTGAAAATACGTCGGGGCTCAGGCGTTTCAATAGCGATTCCGCCGATAATATTTCTAAAGACGGCGAAGACCGAAACGACGGCAAACTTATGATATATAACAAAGAAATTATGCAGAAACTTTTAACCGACATAAGCAAATTAGATTTAAACGATAAAATAATGCTTAACGATATAAAATTAGATATCGAATCTAATACCTCAATGCGTTTAGCGATGCTGAAAGATACTAAGGAAGATATGAAACTCCTTTTTATAGACCGCAAAACAGGCGAAGAATTAAGGCTTCTTGCTTTAAAAACGGAAGATGCCGCAGAAAAATCGGTATCGAAAACGGCTTTAATTAATTTTATAGGCGATCTTGCGACTAGCACTATTAAGCGTTAAATTAAAAATAAAGAAATAAAAAAATATAAGAAATAACGGGGTATAAATTTATGAAAAAAAATAAAGAAGAAAATAATCTGGATTTTGAAAATCTTGCTAAACAAGTAGAAATATTCAAGGAATCGTTCGACGGCTATTTAAAAAGTCTGAACTCTTGCGGTTATAATTATAATATTGCCGAAATACAAAAGGAAGCTGAAAAAAAAATAGAAGCCGGCGCCTTAAAAAGAAACGAATCAAACAGCGAATTAAGCATTATGCTTTTTGAAACGCTTTTATCCAATTATTATCTGACTGTTATTCAGGCTCTTAAAAAACTTTCTAAGCACGATAAGCAAAATTTACCTGCTTTGATAGAAACATATGCGGATCTTTTCCGCGCCGCGCCCAAAACAAAATATAGGAATCATATAATTCCCCATCTGTTTAATTTATGCAACTTTTTATACGAAATTAAAGAGGCGGAATCTTTAACTTTTTTTTATAATCTGCTTATATATGCAAGGGAAATTCCCGTTATAACAAACAATATAGAGGATAAACCGGAAGACGATGCGGAATATCGATTTGATAACGATTTAGGAAACGAATCGGAAAGCAAAGACGACCTTTTTGCGGAATTCAGACGGGAAAAGTCGAAAAGAGACGAAGCCGCTTTCGACCCTAAACTTTTCGATAAAGCATACGATAAGTTTTTTTTAATACTTTCGGGATGGAAAGAAAAAATTAACGGATACTATACTAAAGACGAAATCTGCTTTATGAACGGACTTTTTATTATGGACGAACTTGCCGACTGCATCGATTTAAAAACGGAAGAGAAAAACGCCCGAAAATCCCCTGATATAAAAGCCGCTGACGCAGTTAAATTAAACGGCATCGGCGACGGACATTCCGAATCGGGGCTGTTTCGCAAAATAGAAAATATACGCGGCGGCGAAAACTTTTCGGAATCTAAAGGCGCTAAAAACATGTACGGCTATGTTTACGGCGAAGAAATGAGAGGAAAAATATACGAACTGTACGATAAAGCGCTGAGGTATTTTCAGCGCGCCATGGCTTACAACCCCAATAACCCCAGGTACCCTTACGAATATGCAAGATGCCTAAAAAATTCCGGTAAATCCGAGGAAGCCGAAATATTTTTCAAAAAAGCATTCGATTTAAACGTTATATAAATGTCCGGCGCATTTTTCAGTCCGATATTCCCGTTAACCTTTATCGATAAGAAATAATATATGCTATTTTCTTGTATTATTACTTAGTTAATCGGCATTTTTTATATTTTGTCTTTCTATCCTTAAAATAAAGTTAATCAAGTTATCCCTGTCTTTTTCCGAAATATTGTTTATATAGCATCCGATCCTGAATTTTCCGTCATTATTAATATAAGTAGAATGAATAATTTTTAAATCCATATGAATAATTTTATCTAAAAATTTTACAATAGTATTATTTAATAATGTTCCCTGTTCCATTTTTACATCGGAATTGAAAGATATGCCGTTCCACGATAAATCATACAGAGGATAAAAAAAGTCGTTATTTTGATATTTGCCGATGATAAAAGCCGCATTGTATTCGCCGGTTGAAACTCTTAGAACGCTTCTTTTTTCGACTATTACTATTTCTTCAGGTTTATAAATCAAAAAATTACTTTCGTTTCCCGAAGTTATTTCGTCTTTATATTTTGAAACAAAATATTTGTCCACTATTTGATTGTTTTCTTTTATGTTGATTTTTAGATGTTCCGTCTTAGGCAGTATCTTGTTTCCGTAGAAAGGCATAAGACTGTCTATAATTAAATATTTAGACTTTATTTCTATAAAATAAGATTTAAAAAACTGGTCTTGAGGAAAAACGGTAATTCCAAGCTCGATATTCGACGTCAATGCATTATAGATAATCTGGTCGATTATTTCATTTTTTTTTATTTTAATAATATTTACGTTAACATTTCCGCCGCTATCCGTTTCTATTTTATCAACGTCCATTTTAAATTTATCGATTTTTAATTACGTTTATTATTTAAAAGACGGTTATATTAAACGTAACCGTATATTTAAATATATCACATAATCTAAAAAAGTAAAAATATTAAAGAAAAGTTTATCAGGCAAAACTTATAAATTTAAGTTCGGTCATTTCCTCGAGAGCATATTTTACGCCTTCCCTCCCTATGCCGGACTCTTTTACGCCGCCGTAAGGCTGGTGGTCGGCTCTCGCAGTCGGAATGTCGTTTATTAAAACGCCTCCGGTATCGATATGTTTTATGAAATATAGGGCATTTTTAATATCATTGGTATATATGCCGGCCTGAAGTCCGTAAATTGAGTCGTTTACCATACGGACGGCATCCTGAATATCTTTAAAAGGAACAGTCGAAACTATAGGGGCAAAAACTTCGAGACAGGATATTTTCATCTTATCGGTAACGCCCGAAAATATGGTAGGGTTCATTATATTTCCGTTAAAGTCGCCGCCGAGTTCTATTTTTGCGCCTTCTTTGACTGCTTCTTCCACCCAGCCTATAATTCTCTGTTTTGATTCGGAATTTATAACCGGACCGATGTCGGTAGATTCGTCGAGCGGGTCGCCTATTTTTAATTTTTTGGTTTCTTTAATAAAATGTTCCAAAAACTCGCTTTCTATATCCTGATGCACGTAAATCCTTTGAAGCGATATGCAGACCTGTCCGGAATTATAAAAAGCGCCGATTACCGCTTTTCTTGCGGCTTCTATAATATTGGCGGTTTTATCGACTATAAGGGCGGAATTGCTTCCAAGTTCCATGGTATATTTTTTAAGGCCGCCTTTAGCCATTATTTCCCTGCCGACTTTCGGACTTCCGGTAAAACTTATCATGCGGATTTTATCGTTAGTTACGATAGCTTCTCCGGTGTCTTTATCGCCGTAAAGCAGGTTCAGCGCATGTTCCGGCAGTCCGGCTTCAAGCATAGCCTGTACCAGAAAATATGCGGTTATAGAACCGTTTATAGAAGGCTTGAACACGACGCTGTTTCCTGCGGCTATAGCAGGAGCTATTTTATGGGCAGGGAGATTGACCGGAAAATTAAACGGCGTAATAGCGCCTATAATGCCGACCGGAACCCTTAAATAAAAAGACAGTCTGTCTTCAAACCCCTTGACTACGTCCATAGGTACGGTTTCGCCGTGTATCCTTTTTGCTTCTTCGGCGGCGTATTTAAAAATATTGACTACCCTTTGAGTTTCTATAAGAGAATATTTATAAGCCTTTCCTACTTCCAAAGAAATATAATGCGCAATCTCTTTAGCGTTGCGTTTCAAAACATCCCCCGTCTTTTCTAATATCTCGAATCTTTCGTATGTATGAAGGCTTCTCATCTTGTGAAATCCTTTTTCTGCGGAAGAAACCGCCGCTTCGACGTCGGACTCGTCGGGTTTGCTCAAAAGCGCAACCGTTTCGCCGTTAAAAGGATTAATCACTTCATAAGTTTCTTTTTTTTCAATCCATTTGCCGTTTATAAAAAGAGGATAATTTTTTAACATAATATTCCTTTTTTGGTTATTTTATTCGGTTAATTTTAATTTTACGCGACTTAAATTCGATTTAAATTTTGCTAATTTATAATCCGACTGCGAATTAGATTTAAATAATTATAACACAAGTATATTAAATTATAAAGATGCGGCAATCCGCAACTAAGGAAAAGCCGTCAAAGGAAAAGGTGTCAGATTAATTTTACGCAATATCTTGTATCGTTAATTGTTTTTTTTTCGTATGCGTAAAAAAAATCTGACACCTTTTCCTCACGCTTTTTACTCAACACTATATTCTAAAAATTTGTTATAATAATATAAATGAACATTAACGATAATAAACATAACGGCGGTTATAAAAATAAAAAAGCCGTAGTACTTTTCAGCGGCGGTTTAGATTCGACTACTACTCTTAAAATTGCCATAGACGAAGGATTTGAGCCTGTTCCGGTTACTTTTTTTTATAATCAGAGACACGAAACTGAAATAGAACACGCTAAAAATATAATAAACTTTTTCGGTTTAAAAAAGCATATTATCGTAAACCTCGATTTTAGCGGCATTAAAGGTTCAGCTTTAATTGATAAAAATATAAAAGTGCCTAAAAACAGAATAAAAGCGGAAAGAACTTCCGATAATATAGAAAAAAACGATATTCCCGCAACTTACGTTCCCGCAAGAAATACTATTTTTTTGTCTTATGCCCTTGCCGCAGCGGAAGTCGAAAAGGCGTCGGATATTTTTATCGGAGCTAATTATATAGACTACAGCGGATATCCCGACTGCAGGCCCGAATATTTAGCTTCATTTGAAAACATGGCTAATTTAGCTACTAAAGCAGGCGTAACAGGCGAGATAAGTTTTAAAATAAACGCTCCGCTTTTAAGGTTAACCAAAAAAGATATTATATTAAAAGCTGTTGAGATAGGAGCGCCGCTTAATCTTACCCATAGTTGTTACGACCCTATAGAAGGTTTGGCATGTGGGGTTTGCGATTCCTGCATTTTAAGAAAGCGCGGATTTGAAGAAGCAGGAATTAACGACCCGACGCAATATTTCAATCGCAGACATTGATTTACCTTAATCCTGCATAGAGTAGAAAAAGGTGTCAGATTAATTTTACGCAATATCTTGTATCGTTAATTGTTTCTTTTCGTATGCGTAAAATAAAATCTGACACCTTTTTCTTATTGCGCAAAATTAATCTGACGCCTTTTTCCTTATTTTTAGCATTTAGTATTGTTATTTTAAACTAATTCCGTAACTTCTTTTACGTTAAAAATCATAACCGATCTTGCCCAGTCGAAATGAGATTTGATTTTATCGAAATTTGCGCCTTCTCCTTCAAATTTTGCTTTGCCTTTTAATAAAAAACCGGCACCCCCGCCCTGCAGGCCGACGACGTCTTTTGAAGCTAAAATCATCTGCACTTCGCTTCCCGCCTCGACGTTTCTCTGTGTTTTATTTAAATGTCCGGCCGGTATTAAAAGCGTATCGTTCTGCAGAACTTCTATATAGCTGTTCCACGTAGCGGCAAGATGTATTCCGTCGGTACCGTATGTTGCAAAAGTCGCAGGTCCTTCATGTTTTAAAATTTCGATTATTTTTTCGTTCAGCATAGTCTTTTTTCTCCTCTTTTAATTTATTTATTTAATTTTTTTATTTTGTTATTATATCATTGCCGATATATTTTTTAAATTTTTAATATTTACATTCTAACGTTTAGCTATAATTTTGGCTAAATTAAACAATAACCCTCTAAGTTTTTCGCGCGTTTTGCTTATCTCGCCGATTAAAGGTTCTGATTCTTCATATTTTCCATTAAGCGTCAAAACAAGATTTTTATATGCAAGCTCATGAAGGTTTTTATGAACTCTACCTATCTCTTTATACTCTTTAATGTGTCCGTATTTAACTCCCGTTCCGTAATACCATATGCCGAAAGGACATTCTTTCCAGTTTTTTACTTTATCTTTATTTATAGATATATCCGCTCCTTTGTTAAGTTCTAAAACTTTGTTAATCCAGTCGTTATGCTGGGTATATGCAAGGGCTACCGGAAAATCTTCTATATTAAGAGTTATATCTTTCCACTGGACAAGATCGTCGGGCAGTTTATAATTCTGCGTCCAATTTATTACTTTATCGGCTGGGACAGGCCTGCCTGTATAATACCCCTGAATATTAGAACATCCCAGCATATTTAATATTATGCAGTGGTCGGCAGTTTCCGCTCCTTCTGCTATTACTTCCCTGCCGAATATGCGGGCAAGGCTTATTATGCTTTCTATAATTAAGGTATCTTCGGCATTTTCAAGCATATTTTTTACGAATGAAATATCTATTTTAATGACTTTTACGTTAAGTTCTTTAAAATACAGGAGCGACGAATAGCCGCTTCCGAAATCGTCCATCGAAAAAGTTATGTCCGATTCCGAGCTTTTTTTAATAATCTCCTTAACGTGCGCAATATTTTCTAACGCCGCCGTTTCGGTTATTTCTAATTGAATAAGTTCCGGTTTCACCGATGGGTATTTTTTTAAAACTTTTTCCAGTTTTTCTAAAAAATCGTATTTTCGAAGCTGTCTGGCCGAAACGTTAATAGAGACCTGCCATTCTTTGCCTGCTTCAGCCCAAATATTCATCTGCTTAACCGTTTCCTTGATAACGTAATCGCCTATATCGACGATAGTTTCCGAAGTTTCGGCTAAGGGTATAAATTCTGCCGGAGAAATAACGTTGCCTTTATTATCTATCCATCTTATTAATGATTCAAAACCGAATATTTTACCGGTTTTTAAATTGACCTTGGGCTGATAGTACATGACGAATTCTTTTGCTTTAAGCGCTTTTTCTATATTGCGCAGTTTCTGATAATATTCGACCATTCCAAGCTCTTCGTCGCTGCTGAAAAAATTTACCATATTTTTTCCCATAGCCTTGGATTTATACATAGCCTGTCCCGCCATTCTTATCAAAGTATCCGGTTCGGCTTTTTTGGAATTTAAATCTGCCACCTTAGTAACGCCTATGCTTGCTTTTAAGTCTATTTTTAAGCCGTCCGAAACATAAGGAAGGTTAATTTCTTTAAGTATATCTTTCGCTATAGCGTAAATATCTTCGTCGGAATCTTTATAAAACAAAGAAATGCCGAATTCGTCGCCTCCAAGCCTCGAAACATAAAAAGAATCTTTGGTATATCTGTCTTTTGCAAATTTTAAAAGCCTTTCGGCAATAATTTTTAAAACCTTGTCTCCGGTCGTCGTTCCGTAAAAATCGTTAACCGTTTTAAGGTCGTCCAAATCTAAAATAATTACCGCGACGTTTCCGCCGAAGCGCCGCCCTTTTTCTATCTGCCTGTTAATCTCGGACTCAAACGTTTCGTAATTAGGAAGGTCTGTGAGCGCATCGTATCTCGCGGCATGTCCAACTTTTTTTTCGGCGTACTTTTTAAACTTCTCGAATTTATTTTCTATAGCATGCAGTTGTATCTTATCTATAGCGCTTTCCATTAATTTTACTATTCTTTCAAGAAGGTTTACGGTATCTTTATCGAATAAACCTGTTCTGTCCGATACGGCGGCAAGAACGGCGTATATTTTACCGCTCTTAAAAACAGGAAAAGTAGCCGCCGAAAGCCATTTATATTTTTTTAAAAAATCTGAAAAATGTTTCCTTAGCGGATCTTCAATCTGGTTATTATCGTAAAGTATTTTCTCCTGCCTCCACGTCCTTGCCGCCAAAGTCTGGTTTTCGGGAGTATCTTTAATGCTGATTTTAATATGTTTTAATGCATCTATGCCGGGACCGTATGCGGCAAAATATTTAAAAAGCAAATTCCTGCCGGGAGAACCGATCCATACGGCGCTGAAAAGTCCGCATTCCACCACCGCCTTTGAAACTTTATCAAACAGTTCCCGTTCGGTTTCGGCATAATAAATCGCCTCGGAAGCATCCGCAAGCGCCTTGTAAAAAGATTTAATAATTTCTAATTTATCCCGCTCATCAGAGCTTTTGAGAAGCATAAAGATGACCTTTAATTTTAATATTACTTTTATATTAAATTCTACCGCATAAAACGGAATAAGAACAGAAGCCGCATATTTTTTTCTTATACGGTTCTTTTTTAACGAAGTCGAAATTTTCCGAATTTATTATATCTTCTATGAGCATCCCGATAAATTTTGCATACGCGTTTAAAAGATTAACGTCCTTTAAATCTACCTTTCGTTCTTCGTTTTTTTTAATCCCCCATAATTTGGCGGTAATATTGGAATGTCCGACGCTTTTGCAGGCGGAATAAATAATTATATAAAACGGCAGTTGTACGGATTTAACGTTTTTTAACCACTCATCCCTGTTTTCGGCCGCAGGTATAAAATTTTTATCCGGACAGGTTAGCGACGCTCCTGTTTTATAATCTATAATAAAGTGTTCGCCGTTTTTTTCTATAATTAAATCGGATCTGCCCATAAGTTTTATTGCTCTTTCGCAGCCGTCCGCCAATTTTACCGTTACAGCCCCTTCCAGCGGATATTCGGCGCCTGTTATTTTTACGCCCGCTAAATCTTTAGCCCTTTTTTCGATAAATAAGTTAAGAGCCGTCAATATCTGTTTCTTTTGCAGATTAAGAACCATCGAGCCGCGGTCGTTAAATTTTTCGTTCAATATTCCGCCTATTTTTATTTTTTCTTTTTCTAAGCTAGAGAAAATATATTCCCTGCCTTCAAATACTTTAAAATATTCGTTTAGTACGCTATGAATCACGCTGCCGATACCCGCGGCATCTATATCTTCTCCGATATCCCCGCTCTCCCTAATATTCAATACGTATCGGTAGTAAAACATAGACGGACATTTAAGATAGGTATCGAGTTTTGCGGCGGAATATTCGATGCCGCAAAGATAATCTTTTACTTCGCCGGTTTTTTTTATAGGCGACGGTTCTGCCGGATTAAAATTAATTTTAAAAGCGGAATTTATTTCCTTCGGTTCTTTCAAATTTTTTGTTGTTTTCTGAATATTCCATATAATTTTTTCTACGAAACGCGATTTTTCCGACCGGCTTGAATCGTTATAAAATAAATATACTTCTTTTGCGCCGGATACGAGGTTAAAAAAATTGTATTCCTGAATTTTTGAAGATTCTCCGGCATCGGGAAGTTTTAGAAATCTTCTTACCTCTTCCGTCAAAACTGTATTTTCCTTTGAAACGTCGGGCAATACTCCTTCGTTTGCGCCTAAGTAAAATATCCTGTCGAAATTTATATTTCGGGCTTCGAGAGGGCCTAAAATCTGCAAACCTTTAATAGGAGTGCCTTTAAAAGGAACTTTCTGCCGCTTCAAGAGGTTTTTTAAAAGATTGAAATATCCCGAAACTCCCTCGAATTTATAATGTCCGAAATTAGTCGCGTCGAATTCCATTACGGCTTTTAAAGCCGATTCTATAAATTTAGAGCCGTACGGATGTTTATCCGCCGAAGAATTATGCGATACGGCATCTATTATTTTTACTATTTTTTCAATAAAATCTTTTATATTTTCTATATTTTCAAAATTTGATATAAACAACCGGTGCATCTCGCCAATATACGCTTTGACGGAATCTTCCGATAGGGAGATGGCAGGTAAGACGGCGTTTTCTATTTCTTTGACCGAAATAAATAAAATTTTATTCTTTTTAATATAAGATTCTATAGCCTGAAAAATCGTCCTTGTCTGAACGGCGTCAAAACGGTACTGCGGCAGTGCCTGCAATTTTCCGCTTATATTTTTAACGTAAGGATGAAGAAATAAAGATGCATAATCTTTTGCATAAAATTTATCGTATTTTTTTCTGCCGTGCACTACCGACAAAAGGTTAAAAAGCGTATATATAGGCGTCCTGTTTAAAGAATATCCGATAGATATATTATAATCTCCTTTATCTAAAGAATTAAGGACATTATGTATTAACGGAAATAGATAATCTTCTTTAGATAATACTATTAAAT
Protein-coding regions in this window:
- a CDS encoding EAL domain-containing protein translates to MLLKSSDERDKLEIIKSFYKALADASEAIYYAETERELFDKVSKAVVECGLFSAVWIGSPGRNLLFKYFAAYGPGIDALKHIKISIKDTPENQTLAARTWRQEKILYDNNQIEDPLRKHFSDFLKKYKWLSAATFPVFKSGKIYAVLAAVSDRTGLFDKDTVNLLERIVKLMESAIDKIQLHAIENKFEKFKKYAEKKVGHAARYDALTDLPNYETFESEINRQIEKGRRFGGNVAVIILDLDDLKTVNDFYGTTTGDKVLKIIAERLLKFAKDRYTKDSFYVSRLGGDEFGISLFYKDSDEDIYAIAKDILKEINLPYVSDGLKIDLKASIGVTKVADLNSKKAEPDTLIRMAGQAMYKSKAMGKNMVNFFSSDEELGMVEYYQKLRNIEKALKAKEFVMYYQPKVNLKTGKIFGFESLIRWIDNKGNVISPAEFIPLAETSETIVDIGDYVIKETVKQMNIWAEAGKEWQVSINVSARQLRKYDFLEKLEKVLKKYPSVKPELIQLEITETAALENIAHVKEIIKKSSESDITFSMDDFGSGYSSLLYFKELNVKVIKIDISFVKNMLENAEDTLIIESIISLARIFGREVIAEGAETADHCIILNMLGCSNIQGYYTGRPVPADKVINWTQNYKLPDDLVQWKDITLNIEDFPVALAYTQHNDWINKVLELNKGADISINKDKVKNWKECPFGIWYYGTGVKYGHIKEYKEIGRVHKNLHELAYKNLVLTLNGKYEESEPLIGEISKTREKLRGLLFNLAKIIAKR
- a CDS encoding tetratricopeptide repeat protein; amino-acid sequence: MKKNKEENNLDFENLAKQVEIFKESFDGYLKSLNSCGYNYNIAEIQKEAEKKIEAGALKRNESNSELSIMLFETLLSNYYLTVIQALKKLSKHDKQNLPALIETYADLFRAAPKTKYRNHIIPHLFNLCNFLYEIKEAESLTFFYNLLIYAREIPVITNNIEDKPEDDAEYRFDNDLGNESESKDDLFAEFRREKSKRDEAAFDPKLFDKAYDKFFLILSGWKEKINGYYTKDEICFMNGLFIMDELADCIDLKTEEKNARKSPDIKAADAVKLNGIGDGHSESGLFRKIENIRGGENFSESKGAKNMYGYVYGEEMRGKIYELYDKALRYFQRAMAYNPNNPRYPYEYARCLKNSGKSEEAEIFFKKAFDLNVI
- a CDS encoding FMN-binding protein, which encodes MLNEKIIEILKHEGPATFATYGTDGIHLAATWNSYIEVLQNDTLLIPAGHLNKTQRNVEAGSEVQMILASKDVVGLQGGGAGFLLKGKAKFEGEGANFDKIKSHFDWARSVMIFNVKEVTELV
- a CDS encoding aldehyde dehydrogenase family protein is translated as MLKNYPLFINGKWIEKKETYEVINPFNGETVALLSKPDESDVEAAVSSAEKGFHKMRSLHTYERFEILEKTGDVLKRNAKEIAHYISLEVGKAYKYSLIETQRVVNIFKYAAEEAKRIHGETVPMDVVKGFEDRLSFYLRVPVGIIGAITPFNFPVNLPAHKIAPAIAAGNSVVFKPSINGSITAYFLVQAMLEAGLPEHALNLLYGDKDTGEAIVTNDKIRMISFTGSPKVGREIMAKGGLKKYTMELGSNSALIVDKTANIIEAARKAVIGAFYNSGQVCISLQRIYVHQDIESEFLEHFIKETKKLKIGDPLDESTDIGPVINSESKQRIIGWVEEAVKEGAKIELGGDFNGNIMNPTIFSGVTDKMKISCLEVFAPIVSTVPFKDIQDAVRMVNDSIYGLQAGIYTNDIKNALYFIKHIDTGGVLINDIPTARADHQPYGGVKESGIGREGVKYALEEMTELKFISFA
- the queC gene encoding 7-cyano-7-deazaguanine synthase QueC; the encoded protein is MNINDNKHNGGYKNKKAVVLFSGGLDSTTTLKIAIDEGFEPVPVTFFYNQRHETEIEHAKNIINFFGLKKHIIVNLDFSGIKGSALIDKNIKVPKNRIKAERTSDNIEKNDIPATYVPARNTIFLSYALAAAEVEKASDIFIGANYIDYSGYPDCRPEYLASFENMANLATKAGVTGEISFKINAPLLRLTKKDIILKAVEIGAPLNLTHSCYDPIEGLACGVCDSCILRKRGFEEAGINDPTQYFNRRH